ATGCGGTGGCGACGGCCCTCGCCCGGGAGCTGGGACGGCCGTTGACGACGACCTCCGCCAATTTGTCGGGTTTTCCGCCGTCGCTCAACCTCCGCCACCTCAAAAGCTACTTCGGAGGCAAGATCGACGCCATCATTGACTCGGGCGCTCTCTCGCCCTCCGGCGGCTCCACGGTCGTGGACGTCACCGAGGACAAGCTCGCGATCATCCGCGAGGGGATGATCAAGGCCGACGTGATCTTCAAGTACTTTGAGGAGGATGAAATCCTGTGAACCGTTTCCCCACGATCGCCCCGTTCCGTGGTCTTCGCTACGACCTGTCTTCGGGCAAGCTCGATCCGGCCAAGGTGACGGCGCCGCCCTACGACGTCATCAATGAGGACGCCCAAAGGCGGCTTTACGAGCGCGACCCTCACAACGTCGTGCGCGTCATCCTGGGTCATCAATTTCCCAAGGATACCGCAGCCGACAACCGGTACACGCGCGCCGCCGCCGACCTGGAGCGATGGGTCCGGGAGGGCGTCTTGAAACGCGATGCCGAACCGTCGTTTTATTTGTACGAGCAGGAGTTCAGGCTCAAGGACGGCTCGCATCACGTGAGACGGGGATTCTTGGCGCTCCGGAGGCTGGAAGAATTCGGCAAGGGCAAGATCCAGCCGCATGAAAAGACCCTCGCGGGCCCCAAGGCCGACCGGCTGCTGCTCATGAAGTCCTGCCACGCGAACTTAAGCCCCATTTTTTCGTTGTATTCGGACCCGGAGCACGCCCTCGGCCGCCTGCTGGAGCCGCATTTTCAAGACAAGCCGCTCGCCGACTTCGCGGATGAGGAGGGCGTTCGCCAGCGCCTGTGGCGGGTGAGCGACCAGGCCTTGTTCCGGAAGACCGATGAGATCGTCGGGCGGAAGAATCTTTTCATCGCGGACGGCCACCATCGATACGAGACGGCGCTCGCCTACCGGGAATGGATGAAAAGCCGTCCCGAAGGGGCGAAGGCCGCCGAGGACGCCTCCTTCCATTACGTCCTGATGTTCTTTTCCGACATGGAGGACCCCGGCCTCGTCATCCTGCCGACCCATCGGGTCCTTCACGACTGGCCGGGATTCGACCCGCAGTCTTTTAGGAAAAAACTGGCCGCCTTGTTCGGCCTCAGGGCCTTTCCGGATGGGAACGAAGCCCTGCTGCAGGCCCTGAAGGGCGAAGGCGCCCGCGGTGCCCAAGCGTTTGGGTTGGTCCTTCCCGGCGAGGAGCCGATGCTTCTCACCCTGTCCGCGGAGAGGCGGGACTCGATCCCCGCGCTCAAGGAGGTGCCGGCGGCGCTGCGGGCCGTCGATACCTTGATCCTGCATCGCGTGATCTTTCGCGAGATGTTGGGTCTTCGGGAGGAGGACGAAAAGGACCCTCGCTTCATGACGTTCGTCAAGGACGCCCGTGAGGCCCTGGCAACGCCGCAGTCGGACGCCGTCTTCTTGCTGAATACGACGCCGATGCGCGTTCTGAAGGAGGTTGTCGAGACGGGGATGGTCCTGCCGCCGAAGACGACGTTCTTCTATCCCAAGCTCTTGAGCGGCCTCGTCTTCCATCCACTCTCCGCCGCCGAACGGGTTTCTATTTGAAGGCGAATCTCCTCGATGGGAGAGGCCCCCGGGAGGGAGCGGATCTTTTCCAAGAGGGAGTGTCTGAGAAATTCGAATTCATTCGCCCAGGCCGATGAAGTGACCTCGACGATGAGCCTTTTCCCTGATACCTTGGCGGGACGCGATCTGGAGGCCATCTTCGGACCGACGAGCTCCTCCCAGCGATGATCCAAAAAATCGACCTCGGAAGGGCCCGAGACGGGCAGCTTGAGCGCGATTTTCAAGATCTCGGCGAGGGGGAGCGGGGCCTTGAGTTTGTTACGCACAGCGGCATTGTCCGTACCGGAAATCCGTTGACAAAAACAAGGCGAATATCGAAACTCAAACACCAAAAAAGAGCGAAGGAAGGTTTCCTTCCGGAGCGAATGGTGAGAGGATTTGTTTTCAGATGGGGGGCTCGGGGAGGAGAGCGGTATCTCCCCCCGCTATTATGAATAAAAAAGACACCAAAAAGTTCAGGGAGCTGCTCACGAGACGGAAGGAAGAGCTTCTGAAGACGGCGGTCGCCGTCAAGGAGCAGGGGATCGGATTCTCGCTGGACGATCTGCCGGATGAGGTGGACTTGGCGTCTTCCGAATCCGAGCAGTCGATGAGTCTCCGCCTCCGTGATCGGGAGCGGGTCCTTCTCAAGAAGATCGACAAGATGCTCGCCAAGATGGACGAAGGTACCTACGGCTTGTGCGAATCCTGCGGCGAGGAGATCGGCGCCAAGCGGCTGGAGGCCCGGCCGGTCACGGACCTGTGCATCCGCTGCAAGGAAGAGCAAGAGAAGATGGAAAAATCGTTCGCCGAGTAATTACAATCCCGCCACGCCGCTTCCCGCGGCACGGCTCTCGCTGGCGCTCGTAGATGAAGCCAGCGCCGTTCGAATTACCTCAATCTCGACGATTTCATCGCCCGGTATCTCCGCCGTGATGCGGTTTTCCCCCAGGGCCAGCTCCCGGACCGGGGCCGCGAAGTGGTAGGTGCACTCCGAACCGTCGCAGACCTCGCTCGTCTCGGTGATGACTTCCAGGGATGTCGTCCGGTTCCGGATCGTGATGAGCGGATAATTGCTGCAAAGATAGCCGCGGATCGTGATGGAGGGGTTCATGGTCCTCGCCCCGTCCCGCGGGGCCGTGACGGTCAGCCCCGTGCCCGAGCTGCAATCGGCGGCCTCGGACCGCCCCGCCGGCCCGGTGGCCAGGAGGAGTATCATTATGATAAAGAACCATCTCACAACATAAATTGTAACCCTCTAACGGATGGATAGAAAGCGATGTCAAAAAATAAAATGACGCGAGGCGCAACGGGTTACGCGCTTCGCGCCGGGATGAGGGCGGTATCGTGGCGCTCGAGGACGGAGGCCAAGGAGGCGAGCCGCCCCAGGAGGCAGGCCACCGTGAAGAGTTGGTCGCGATTTTCGTAGGTGAGTTGGTAAGTCTTGCCGTTGGCGGAGGGCTTGACCTTGTGGAAGCAGAGGCAGGCGAACGCCATGCCGGGGGCGTTGAGGTTCTCCAGCTCGTTTTTCTCTTCATGGATGCGGAAGAACGTGCCGACGTTCTCGCCGCCGACGAGATAAACGACGGGCTCGATGGGCTTGCCGCGGTAGAAATCGGCCGTCGGGATGCCCTCCTGAAGCAAATATTCGCTGACCTTCGAGCCTCCCTTGGAGGACTCGAGCTTGTTCCGGATCCTGCGGTTGAGATTTAGAAAGGCGTCCCCCGAATCGATGTGGGTGACGCCCATCCCGTAAGTGCCCGCGTTATTCTTCACGAAAAGATACGGGGCCCGCGCGACGCCGTGCCTCCGGTATTTTTCGCGGACGCGGTCGAGCAGGCGGTCGGCCGTATCTTTGAGCCGCTTGAGACAGATTCCGTCGGAAAGATCCACGCCGGTTTCGGCCTCGGAGAGGGGCGTGATGAGCCAGGGATCGATCCCCAAAATCTCCGCGGCCTCGGCGGCGAGGACGGCGAAGTGATGGAAGTGCTCGCTCTTTCGCCGCCGGTGCCAGCCCAGGTACGGAGACGGCAGCAAGAGTTGCTTGAGATCCTTCAAATATTCCGGCGTGCCGCCGGAGAGGTCGTTGTTGATGAGGATCAGGTCCGGGATGAAACGGTCGGTCTTCAGGAAGCCGTCCTGCATCCGGACCTTGCGGACCTCGATCGTTCGTCCTTCCTCCCAGACGATCGGAAATGGATCGGACGTGAAGCGCGTGGAGGCGGAACCGATCTCGACCTCGAGGCCCGGTCCCTGCTTGGCGTCGGTCAGCATCGCCCTCAAGGCCGCGACGCTCTTCCAGTAAAAGAGATTCCGCGTGTGTTCTTCCGGAAAGATCAGCACCTTGCGGACCGACGGATGCCAGGCCTGAAAGAAGGATTTGAAGGCGGCGGCCCCGCGCTCGGAGAAGGTTTCGCAGAGGTTGTTGAAGCCGGCGGGAAAGAGGTTCGTGTCCACAACCGAGACCTTGAAGCCCGCGTTGCGGACGTCGATGGACGCGTAGACGGGCGGCTCGGCGTCCGGAAGGGCGGAGAGGCGGCGGCCGAGCCAGTCTTGAAGCGGGCGGGCCCGGTCGGCGATGCGTTCGGACAGGTCTTGAATGACGGAGGTCATCCGCGAAGGATCCTTTCGTAGGCGGACCGGACTTTCTCGCGCGTCTCGATCAGGCGGGGCAGGATCGCCCGGCCCCCGAAATAACGCGCCTCCAACTCGCCAAGCCATTCGGCCCCTTCGATGATCTCGTCGCCCGGCTGGTCCAGCAGGAGGCGCAGCCGCGTCTCGATTTCCCTTAAGAAAAGATAAGACCGCTCGAGGATTTCGGCAAGGGAGGGGTCCAAAACCCCTTCGCTCCGGAGGGAGGCCAGGGCCAAAATCGTGTTGCGATTCCGTACCTTGGGGTTCTTCCGGCCGTGAACGAGCTGGAGGTATTGGACCGCGAATTCGATGTCGACGAGCCCCCCGCGGCCGGTCTTCAGGTTGAAACGGCCGGGCCTTTCTCGGGCGATTTCGCGCTCCATGCGGCTCCGCAGATGGTCGATCTCGCCGGCGATCGTTTTGGGGTCGTAGGTCTGATAGGCGACCGCCTCGATCTCGGTCTGGAGCTTCGCGGGAAAGCCGGTGTCGCGGTCGGGGCGGCCGAAGAGCGAATGGGCCTTGACGAGGGCTTGCCGCTCCCAGGTCCGGCCGAGGGTCCGGTGATACTCCAGGAACGAGGATAACGAGGAGACGAGCGTGCCCCGATTGCCCGACGGACGCAGGGCGGTGTCGACGGCGTAGGCGATGCCCTGGCGCGTCAGCAGGGAGAGTGCCGAGAGGATGCGCGCCCCGAGCCGCCCGTAGAATTCCTGGTCGGCGGCGTCCTCGTAGATGTAGATGATGTCGAGGTCCGAGCGGTAGTTCAACTCCCGCCCTCCCAGTTTGCCCATGGCGACGACGGAAAAATCCCCTTGAGGCGCTTCGGCGCCGGGGCGATCCAGCAGCTCGTGCCAGGCGGATTCGAGGCTGCCGTAGAGGACGGACTCCGCCAAGAGCGACAGCTCGAAGAAAAGGCCGGTGAGGGGAAGCGAGCCACCCTGGTCGCGTTCCTGCAGACGGCGGCGCTGGGCGCGCGCGAAGACGCGTAGGGCGTCGAGTTTTTCCTCGTAGCCATCCGTGGCCGCGAGGGCCGTCCGGAGCCACGTCCAGTAGGGATTCTCCGGCGTCATGAGGCCAGCCTTTCAAAACACGAGGCGACGAAATCCGTTTTCATCTTCAGCGCGGCCTCGAAATCGCCCGTCGCCGCGAATCCCATCCTTCGGGCCATGGCCGCGAGGGCGGGGGCGTCCGTCGGCAGACGGTGCGTCTGCCGTTCCTCCTGCATCTGGAGTCGGTTCTCGATCCGCCTCAGGAAGACATAGGCCTCCTCGAGACGCGAAACGTCCTCCTCCGGGACGAGGCCGAGGCGGCCCAGCAGGCGTAGCGCCGTCAGGGTATGGCGTTCCCGCAGGCGCGGCTCCTTGCCCCCGAAGAGGAGCTGGAACGCCGTCACGAAAAACTCGATCTCCCGAATGCCTCCGGTGCCGAGTTTGACGTGAAAGCCTCCTGCTTTTGATTTCTTGAGATCCGCGTTGATCTTCTCCTTCATGCGCTTGAGGCCGTCGATCGCCGAGGCGTCGGTGTATTTGGGAAAGACGAAGGGTTCGATCAGCGCGAGGGTTTCCCGGCCGAGCCCGGCGTCGCCCGCCACGGGTCGCGCCTTGATCAGGGCGGCCCTCTCCCAGTCGGCCCCGGAGATCTCGTAGTAGGAGGCCAGGGCGTCGACCGAGTTGACGATGACGCCGCTCTTGCCCTCGGGACGAAGATCCAGGTCGACGCGGAAGACGAAGCCGTCCTCCGTCCGGTCGTGCAGGAGGCGCGTGACCATCTCGGAAACGCGGCAGAAATGCTCGAAAACGCTGCGTGAGCCCGCCTCCGCCGCGACCGGGCGCCCATGGACATAGAGAAGGTCGATGTCCGAGCTGAAGTTCAAGTCGCGCCCGCCGAACTTGCCCATCGCGAGCACCAGGAACGCTTCCCGGAACCCGCCGGACTCGCCGGCCCGCGCGATCTCGCCCGCCGCTTCGACGGCGGCTTCGGTGCAGGCGGCCGCCAGGTCGGCCAGTTCGGCCCCGATTTCCTCGAATGGGGCGAGACCCGCGAGGTCGCGGGCGGCGATCCGGGTGATTTCACGGTATTTGAAGTCCCGCAGAAGGCGGGCGACGCGCGCTTGCTCCGTCCGGCGCCCGGCACGAAGCTCCGCGCGGAGCTCCTCCAGCATTTCGACGTCCTCCTTGGGTTTGAGCAGGTGGGGCGACAGGACGAGGGCGTCGATCGCCGCGGTGGGATCGGGGGCTTGCAGGAGCCGATGGACGAGAAACCGCGAGTTGCCCAGGAGGGCGAAGAGGAAACGGAGGCCGTCGGTCTTCGAGGCCTCCGCGCTCAAGCAAGGGCGAAGCCCCTCCCATTGCGACTCGGCCTCGGCCGGATCGCCGCAGAGCTTGAGGGATTCCTGAAAGAGGGTGTCGGGCTTCAACGTGTCAGCCACTCGCTCCAACGGGAGGACCTGCGGTCCTTTCCTTCTCCCTTGTTCCCGATCGGCAAGGGCAGGATCAGGCGATCGCGGGCCCTGGTCAAGGCAACATAAAGCAAACGCTTCGATTCCTCCAGGCTTTCCTCGCGTTCGCGCCTCTCGCGTTCCTGATACGCCTCGTTTTTGACCATGCGGTCCTTGAGGCCGGAGGCCGAGGCGTCGCCTTCCTGGAGCAGCAGGTCTCCGTCGTCCGACGCGAGGTAGAGAGAGGGCGGGCGGACGGGAGCGGCCTTCAGGTCTCCCAGGACGACGACGGGCCATTCGAGCCCCTTGGCCCCGTGAACCGTCATGATCGTGACGGCGTCCTCCCGGACGTCGACCTCCTGCGGACAGGGGATCCGGGCGCCTTCTTCGCGGAGGGCTTGGAGATTCCGTGCCAGGGCCTTCAAGTGCCCCACGCCCAGGCTCATCAAGTCGTTGAGGAGAGACCGGAAGGCCCTGAGGTTCGCGCGCGCGCTTTCGGGAAAGAGCGGTTCCGTCTTTTCAAACAGGGCGTCCAGACAGGCGGGAAGGGGATCGGGAGAGATCTCCTCCGCAAAATCCTTGAGCGGCGAGTGGCGGAGACCGGTGTCCAGGAAGGGGATCTCCCGCTCGGAGGCCCCGGCCTTTCGCTCCATCCAAAAGAGGAGGGCGAGGATTTCGGGCCTTTCAAGGAGGGGCTCGCCCAAGGAGGTCCGGTAGGGGATGCCGTGCGTCTTGAAGGCGCATTCGTAGGCCGGGACGGCCTTGCGCGTCTTGAAGAGGACGGCCATTGTTTTCCAGAGCTGTCCCTCCCGTCGGAGCGTTGCGAGCCTGCGGGCGACGGCCTCGGCCTCCGCGGCGCGGAGATCGCCCAGGGTGCCTTCGTCCTCGAGAAAAAGGCGCTCGACGGCGCCCCCGGGACCGCGGACGGCCTTCATGGGGGGATAGTTTTCCGCGAACAGGGGCTCGCTGACGGCGTTGACGAAGGCGACGATCTCGGGGGCCGAACGAAAGTTCTCCGGCAGGTCGAAGGCCCGGCCCCCGGAGCGCTCGAAGGCGCCTTTTACCTTGAGGAAAAGCGACGGGTCCGCCCCGCGAAAGCGGTAAATCGACTGGCGCGGATCGCCGACGATCACCAGCCGCGCGCCCGAGAGTTTCTGGAGCGTTTCGATGATCTCCCATTGCAGGAGGCTCGTGTCCTGAAATTCGTCGACGATCACCCAGGACCATGTTTTCGAGAACGCGGCGGGGTCGGCCTTGAGCAGGGCGAGCAGCCGTGCTTCGAGATCGTCGAAGTCGAGCGCGTTCAGGGCCTTCTTACGGGCCTGGTAACCGTCCGAGAGCGCCGCGAGCGTCGCGGGGAAGGCGGAGCCGGTCCTCCGGTGCGGCGGCTCGGAGAGCAGACCGAGGAACAGACCCAGGGATTTCCGGAATCCGAAGCGCCCGACGGCTTCGAGAATCTCGGGGTCCTCCGCCTCGATCCGTTCCAGGGCCTTTTCGCGCACGACGCGGGCCTTTTCGAGATTCGTGAGGAATTCGTTCAGAATGCGGAAGTCGGGCGGAAGTCCGATCGCCTGGCCTTGCGCTCGGAGCACATCGGCGGCGAAGCCGTGGATGGTGGACGCCCGCACGCCGCTTGCGGCGGCCAGACGCTGGCCGATCCTGTCCTGGACCTCTCCGGCCGCCTTCTCCGTGAACGTCACGACGAGGATCTTGTCCTCGGGCACATGCAGCCTCTCGACCAACGCGGCGACCTTTTCGACGATGACGAAGGTCTTGCCCGATCCCGCGCCGGCCAAAATCGCCGCGTCGCCCCCGGTCGACTCCAGGCCGTGGAGCACGGCGGCCTGTTGTTTGGCGGTCAGGGTCTTCATGCGGTCGCCGACCTCAGCCGGCAAATGTCCTGGTAGGGGCAGAAGGGCTCGCAGGGTTCGGGGGATGATTTAAACGCCGCCGTTTTCCGGATCGCCGAGACGGTTTCTCCGATCCGGGCCTCGATCGACGCCAGAACGCCGTCCCACTTGGCGGCGGGCACATAGGAGCTCGATCGCGGTCCCACCTCCAGATAGTCCGGCAGCCGTTCCGCGTGCAGGAGGCCGTCCTTTTTCGACATGTCGGAGAGCTGGTAGTAGACGGCCCCCGCCGGCTGGTAGTCCTTCAAAAGGAGCCTCTGGACGGCGAGGAGGTAGATCGGAAGCTGAAGGGCCTCCCCCGACTTGATCTGATTGCCGGTGATCTTCGTCGAGCCGGTCTTGTAATCGATGACCAGGAACGTCTTGAGCCTTTCGTTCACGTCGATGCGGTCGATCCGGCCCCGGAAGGAGGCCGGGCGCCCGTCCGCATCCTTGAGGACGAGGGGGGCGGAGTCCTGACCGAAACCCCATTCAAAGTGCCGGGGCGTCCAGTCGGAGGCGGCCGCCCGTTCGCGTTCGAGGTCGTCCGTGAAGGAGGAGAGCATCCGCTCGATCCTCCGTCTTTGAAAGGCGATGAGGGGGCGGGACAGTTGGGGTCGGCCGGCGGTGAACCGGGCCCATTCCTCGTTCAGGAGGGACGGGGCCGCTTTTTGGGTTCTCAGGACCTTTTCCAGGACCCTGTGCACCAGCGACCCGATCTCCGCCGGGCTCATCTCGACCTCGAACGGATCCTCCTCCCGGAGCTTCAGGAAGGCGGAGGCATAAAAACGATAGGGGCAGAGCCGGTAATTCTCCAAATCCGTCGCCGTGAAGACATGGTCTCCGACCCAGGAGGCGAAGTCCGGCTGAGATCCCGTCATCGGACGCTCCGCGGCCGCTTTCCGGGCATGAAGAGCGGCATGAAGAGCAGACCCGCCACGAATCCTCCGATGTGCGCGAAGTAGGCGACGCCGCCCGCGCCGGCCTGGGAGGCCGGCACCATGCGGGACTCCACGATCTGGAGGAGGAACCAGAGCCCCAAGACCAGCCAGGCCGGGAGGACGACGGATCTCAAAAAATAGAAGACGGGCACCAGCACCGCCACGCGGCCCTTCGGGTACATGCGAAGGTAGGCCGCGAGCACGCCGGCGATGGCCCCCGAGGCCCCGAGGGCCGGGATGTCGGACCGGAAGTTCGAGTAGATCTGGGCCAAGGTCGCCACGACGCCGCAGAGCAGGTAGAAGATCAGGAAGCGGACCGGGCCCATCCGGTCCTCGACGTTGTCCCCGAAGACCCAAAGGTAGAGCCCGTTGCCGATCAGGTGGAGCCAGCCTCCGTGAAGAAACATGGCCGTGAAGATGGAGACGATGGGGGGAAACCCGGGTGAAAGCTCGGTGTTGTGGCCGAGCCGGAATTCGAGAGGGATGACGGAATACCGGTAGACGAATTCCGTGGCGGCCGGCTCGGGCAGAAAAACCTCGTAGAGAAAAACGAGGACGTTGGCGGCGACGAGGAGGAGGGTCACGAACGGAAAGCGGTGCGTCGGGGAGAGGTCTTTATAGGGGATCACGGGGATGCCCGTACAACGTTTCGGTTGTCTTCGCAATCCGTCGCTGGTACGAAATGCCGGAATGGCGCTCAAACTCCTCGACCACAAAAAACCGGAGAAAAAGAACGAATCCCTGGCCCGGGCCCGCGACGGTTTCATCGAAAGCGCGGGCAAGATTTCGGCCAACATGCTGGGGATGGTCTCCAAGGTGGGCGGCCAGATCTACGCGCTGCTCTTCCTGGCCCGGAAGCCCATGTCGCTGGACGAAATCGCGGAAGTCCTCAAGCTCTCCAAGGGAAACATCAGCGTGAACATCCGCATGCTCGAGGGCTACGGGCTCGCGCGCAAGGTGTGGGTGAAGGGGACGCGCAAGGACTATTACGAAGTCGCGCGCGACTACCCGCGCAAGTTTCTCAAGGATTTTTTCGACCGCGTCCGCTCCGGCATCGACGATTCGCTCCGCGTCATCAACCGATGCAAGGGAGAGTTCGAGGCCGCCGCCAAGGGGTGCGAGGGGGAAGAGAGGGAGGACGGGGACTTCATGGCCCTGCAGCTCCTCCTCCTGCAAGCCTTCTACGAGGCCGCGAGCCGGATCTTCGAGGACTTCTACCAGGGACGGCCGGTGGATACGGATCTGCTTCGCCGTGTCATCCTTGAATAATCTCGTCTTCTTCGACGTCGACAAGACGATCATCAAGGGGTACAGCGGTTTCTTCACGACGATCGCCCTCATTCAAAAGGGGATTCTAAAAAAGCGGCGCCTGCCGACGGCCCTTTTCTACCGCATCTTCAGCCCGCTCATCCACGAGGGCAAGAACGCCCCGCTCGAGAAGCTCTATCAGATCGCGATCGACGACATGGCGGGCCACACCCTGGACGAGATCCTGGCGGTGGGCCGCGAGTGCTTCGAACGCTGGATCAGGCCCCGCGTCTACGCCGAGGCCGTCGCAAAGGTGGGAGAACACAAGGCCCAGGGGCATCCCGTCTACCTCGTCACCTCCGGGCCCACCATGGCGATCCGCATCCTCGCCGAGTTTTTGGGAGTGACCGGCTTCTTCAGCGCGGGACCTGTGATTGACGCGCAAAACCGGCTGACCCGCGTGCTCCAAAGGCCGATCTACTACCGGGAAGGGAAGGTCGTGGCGGCGGAGGAGGCGGTCAAGACCCACGGCGCGGCCTGGGAGGATTGCTACTTCTATTCCGACAGCATCGACGACATCTTTCTTCTGGAGCGGGTGGGGCATCCCCATCTGGTCAATCCCGATCCCAAGCTCCTCAAGATCGGCCGGGAACGCTCCTGGCCCGTCTTGCGCTTTTCCGAAGTCCTGGGTACTAAAGGTCCATGATTCGCCGGAAGAGGCTGTTTTGGTTGGCCCTCGCGGCCGTCACTTGGGGATGCGGCGCGGGACACAAGACGCCCGCGGAAGCGACGGCGGGCGCCTTTATGGAAGCCTACTACGTGAACGCGGACCTTGAGGAAGCCTCGCGCCTGGCCGACGGCCTCGCGCTCGAGAAGGTCAAGGGAGGCCAGTCCCTCCGGGAAGGGCTGGCGATCGACCCCGGCGCGCACCATCCCAAGATCCATTTCAAGATCGCCGGGTCCAAGGAGGGGGCCGAAGAGGCGGATTATCTCTACGATGTCGAGTTCCGTCCCGAGAAATCCGACGCCGTTCGAAAAACGGCGAGGCTCAAGTTGCGCCTCCGCGGCGGGCAATGGAAGGTCACCCAATTCACCGATCATGATCGTTAACCCAACGACGGCCGAGGCCTTCGCGTATTGCGAACGCCTCGCCAAATCCCATTACGAGAATTTTCCCATCGGCTGGTTCGTCCCGAAGGCGGCGCGCAAGTATGTCTATGCCATCTATGCCTTCGCGCGCACGGCGGACGATGTCGCCGACGAAACGACGGTCGAAGGGTCCACGAATCAGGAGCGGTTGGACCGGCTGGAGGCGTACGAGCGTCTCCTCAACCGCGCCTTGGAAGGCCAGGCGGAGGATCCGGTCCTGATGGCCGTGGCGGAGACCGTCGAGAAGACGGGCATTCCCGCGCAGCTTCTCCGGGATCTGCTGACCGCCTTCCGGATGGACTGTACCAAGCGCCGGTACAAGGACTACCGGGAACTCGAGACTTACTGCGTCTATTCCGCCAATCCCGTCGGGCGGATCGTCCTTCTCCTTTTCGGCCTCGATGACCCCAAGGCGCTCACCCTGTCCGACAAGATCTGCACCGGCATCCAGCTGGTCAACCACTGGCAGGACGTGGCGGTCGACCTGGACAAGGACCGTATCTACCTGCCCGAGGAGGATCTGCGCCGGTTCGGCTGCACGTACGAAAGCCTTCAGAAGAGGACCGTGGACGACGCCTTCCGGTCGCTCATGCAGTTTCAGGTCTCCCGGGCGAGGTCTCTCTTCCACGAGGGGCGGCCCCTCCTCGAGATGATCGGCAAACGTCAGCGCCGCCTCAAGTGGCAGGTCTCGCT
The genomic region above belongs to bacterium and contains:
- a CDS encoding DUF1015 domain-containing protein gives rise to the protein MNRFPTIAPFRGLRYDLSSGKLDPAKVTAPPYDVINEDAQRRLYERDPHNVVRVILGHQFPKDTAADNRYTRAAADLERWVREGVLKRDAEPSFYLYEQEFRLKDGSHHVRRGFLALRRLEEFGKGKIQPHEKTLAGPKADRLLLMKSCHANLSPIFSLYSDPEHALGRLLEPHFQDKPLADFADEEGVRQRLWRVSDQALFRKTDEIVGRKNLFIADGHHRYETALAYREWMKSRPEGAKAAEDASFHYVLMFFSDMEDPGLVILPTHRVLHDWPGFDPQSFRKKLAALFGLRAFPDGNEALLQALKGEGARGAQAFGLVLPGEEPMLLTLSAERRDSIPALKEVPAALRAVDTLILHRVIFREMLGLREEDEKDPRFMTFVKDAREALATPQSDAVFLLNTTPMRVLKEVVETGMVLPPKTTFFYPKLLSGLVFHPLSAAERVSI
- a CDS encoding DUF721 domain-containing protein — protein: MRNKLKAPLPLAEILKIALKLPVSGPSEVDFLDHRWEELVGPKMASRSRPAKVSGKRLIVEVTSSAWANEFEFLRHSLLEKIRSLPGASPIEEIRLQIETRSAAESGWKTRPLKSLG
- the dksA gene encoding RNA polymerase-binding protein DksA, which codes for MNKKDTKKFRELLTRRKEELLKTAVAVKEQGIGFSLDDLPDEVDLASSESEQSMSLRLRDRERVLLKKIDKMLAKMDEGTYGLCESCGEEIGAKRLEARPVTDLCIRCKEEQEKMEKSFAE
- the gshA gene encoding glutamate--cysteine ligase, coding for MTSVIQDLSERIADRARPLQDWLGRRLSALPDAEPPVYASIDVRNAGFKVSVVDTNLFPAGFNNLCETFSERGAAAFKSFFQAWHPSVRKVLIFPEEHTRNLFYWKSVAALRAMLTDAKQGPGLEVEIGSASTRFTSDPFPIVWEEGRTIEVRKVRMQDGFLKTDRFIPDLILINNDLSGGTPEYLKDLKQLLLPSPYLGWHRRRKSEHFHHFAVLAAEAAEILGIDPWLITPLSEAETGVDLSDGICLKRLKDTADRLLDRVREKYRRHGVARAPYLFVKNNAGTYGMGVTHIDSGDAFLNLNRRIRNKLESSKGGSKVSEYLLQEGIPTADFYRGKPIEPVVYLVGGENVGTFFRIHEEKNELENLNAPGMAFACLCFHKVKPSANGKTYQLTYENRDQLFTVACLLGRLASLASVLERHDTALIPARSA
- a CDS encoding ATP-dependent helicase, which produces MKTLTAKQQAAVLHGLESTGGDAAILAGAGSGKTFVIVEKVAALVERLHVPEDKILVVTFTEKAAGEVQDRIGQRLAAASGVRASTIHGFAADVLRAQGQAIGLPPDFRILNEFLTNLEKARVVREKALERIEAEDPEILEAVGRFGFRKSLGLFLGLLSEPPHRRTGSAFPATLAALSDGYQARKKALNALDFDDLEARLLALLKADPAAFSKTWSWVIVDEFQDTSLLQWEIIETLQKLSGARLVIVGDPRQSIYRFRGADPSLFLKVKGAFERSGGRAFDLPENFRSAPEIVAFVNAVSEPLFAENYPPMKAVRGPGGAVERLFLEDEGTLGDLRAAEAEAVARRLATLRREGQLWKTMAVLFKTRKAVPAYECAFKTHGIPYRTSLGEPLLERPEILALLFWMERKAGASEREIPFLDTGLRHSPLKDFAEEISPDPLPACLDALFEKTEPLFPESARANLRAFRSLLNDLMSLGVGHLKALARNLQALREEGARIPCPQEVDVREDAVTIMTVHGAKGLEWPVVVLGDLKAAPVRPPSLYLASDDGDLLLQEGDASASGLKDRMVKNEAYQERERREREESLEESKRLLYVALTRARDRLILPLPIGNKGEGKDRRSSRWSEWLTR
- a CDS encoding PD-(D/E)XK nuclease family protein; this encodes MTGSQPDFASWVGDHVFTATDLENYRLCPYRFYASAFLKLREEDPFEVEMSPAEIGSLVHRVLEKVLRTQKAAPSLLNEEWARFTAGRPQLSRPLIAFQRRRIERMLSSFTDDLERERAAASDWTPRHFEWGFGQDSAPLVLKDADGRPASFRGRIDRIDVNERLKTFLVIDYKTGSTKITGNQIKSGEALQLPIYLLAVQRLLLKDYQPAGAVYYQLSDMSKKDGLLHAERLPDYLEVGPRSSSYVPAAKWDGVLASIEARIGETVSAIRKTAAFKSSPEPCEPFCPYQDICRLRSATA
- a CDS encoding rhomboid family intramembrane serine protease, whose protein sequence is MIPYKDLSPTHRFPFVTLLLVAANVLVFLYEVFLPEPAATEFVYRYSVIPLEFRLGHNTELSPGFPPIVSIFTAMFLHGGWLHLIGNGLYLWVFGDNVEDRMGPVRFLIFYLLCGVVATLAQIYSNFRSDIPALGASGAIAGVLAAYLRMYPKGRVAVLVPVFYFLRSVVLPAWLVLGLWFLLQIVESRMVPASQAGAGGVAYFAHIGGFVAGLLFMPLFMPGKRPRSVR
- a CDS encoding ArsR family transcriptional regulator, whose amino-acid sequence is MALKLLDHKKPEKKNESLARARDGFIESAGKISANMLGMVSKVGGQIYALLFLARKPMSLDEIAEVLKLSKGNISVNIRMLEGYGLARKVWVKGTRKDYYEVARDYPRKFLKDFFDRVRSGIDDSLRVINRCKGEFEAAAKGCEGEEREDGDFMALQLLLLQAFYEAASRIFEDFYQGRPVDTDLLRRVILE
- a CDS encoding HAD-IB family hydrolase; translated protein: MSSLNNLVFFDVDKTIIKGYSGFFTTIALIQKGILKKRRLPTALFYRIFSPLIHEGKNAPLEKLYQIAIDDMAGHTLDEILAVGRECFERWIRPRVYAEAVAKVGEHKAQGHPVYLVTSGPTMAIRILAEFLGVTGFFSAGPVIDAQNRLTRVLQRPIYYREGKVVAAEEAVKTHGAAWEDCYFYSDSIDDIFLLERVGHPHLVNPDPKLLKIGRERSWPVLRFSEVLGTKGP